A region from the Mya arenaria isolate MELC-2E11 chromosome 2, ASM2691426v1 genome encodes:
- the LOC128205917 gene encoding uncharacterized protein LOC128205917, whose amino-acid sequence MAASMFKPPAELNITDDNVSQNFSKWKRQMEVYLTASGVNEKEKETQVAVILLFTTVNSDLGEVHLKVDKDATPKALPCQNVPLAIKDQVKQDLDSLVQRGILKEVTEPTKWVSQMAVVRKPNGKLRLCIDPQPLNQALMREHYKLPVLEDILPELHDAKMFKKK is encoded by the exons ATGGCGGCCTCCATGTTCAAACCGCCTGCCGAACTGAATATCACCGATGATAATGTGTCACAGAACTTTTCTAAATGGAAACGTCAGATGGAAGTATACCTGACAGCGAGTGGCGTAAATGAAAAAGAGAAAGAAACTCAGGTAGCCGTTATCTTACTCT TCACAACTGTAAATAGTGATCTTGGAGAAGTCCATTTAAAAGTTGACAAAGATGCTACCCCGAAAGCATTGCCTTGCCAAAATGTGCCATTAGCCATTAAAGACCAAGTAAAACAAGATTTGGACAGTCTAGTTCAACGTGGCATATTAAAAGAAGTTACAGAGCCGACAAAATGGGTGAGCCAGATGGCTGTTGTCAGAAAACCAAACGGAAAACTGCGTCTGTGCATCGATCCACAGCCTCTCAACCAGGCCTTGATGAGAGAGCACTACAAGCTGCCAGTGCTTGAAGACATTCTCCCTGAATTGCATGATGctaagatgtttaaaaaaaaatag